The following coding sequences are from one Coleofasciculus sp. FACHB-1120 window:
- a CDS encoding peptidoglycan DD-metalloendopeptidase family protein, with protein sequence MKRPFTHKIKSVPSCAADKDAKANLSAGKLSGGESGLLKPISPEVNRRARTSAAMIGLAISMGTSSLLLPQQGDEAKAADPVATEPSVNNAPAETDIAVAAPASKVEPETASSVAPSPAIKPESKSVAVSPKLVEPEFTPAVVSLQVEPEAKAESKPAPRVIEHKVQQGQTIWQLSKNYQVEPAAIATSNNIKSSSVLPAGQVVKIPSVNGIVHEVKPGDTVEKLSESYGVPRIQVQQSSGAATSDGLPVGQSVAIPGNVNELLKARQDAAMSRLKEQRGRLQNSLAELRSEESTQVSTGRLKVTEPAQIDNPEAAEVEIAAPRVQIPVVVQTPEENAPNQVINQLPSAQPRNIAVQMPGENAPNQVINQLPSAQPRNIAVQMPGENAPNRVINHLPSAQLREALKASSQPVEVNESAPISVPTLATNQATNQGLPIQTVAPTPIAVVETNGATADVYQVKPGDTLDAIARIHGVSRSELLRINQLNNPNMIRVNQPLKIPKKQTVTVIPGLNAALRQSKSNVAVPNLSVPTLPTTVPVPVAATQVRVQRNANVPTVKPVMLADNPLPTSTPVAERTQTQSAGLKQNSEYSTQIEKLREDIIKLRQQYRTQQNGDTADSQNVPVANISVPVTPAFVPVAPVVNKPLQRSEYSTPINPEFSPNRYNEAVQAEMQKRQRQQQRSQAAIEIKVPPPAAPRARTQQSLVAAAPSAADTYNPTLRPPFGQQVAPDLPPLPGPNPYLPDSPGQFNGYIWPSKGVLTSGYGRRWGRMHKGIDIAAPVGTPVVAAAPGVVVYARWNSGGYGNLVDIKHADGTLTRYAHNNRLLVREGEAVEQGQQISEMGSTGRSTGPHLHFELHSAGKGAINPIALLPRR encoded by the coding sequence TTGAAACGCCCATTCACGCACAAGATTAAATCAGTTCCTTCCTGTGCAGCAGACAAAGATGCGAAAGCGAATCTGTCCGCAGGAAAGCTTTCCGGGGGAGAGTCAGGTTTATTGAAGCCCATTTCTCCAGAGGTTAACCGTCGGGCTCGCACCTCTGCCGCCATGATTGGATTGGCAATCTCAATGGGCACCTCCAGCCTATTGCTGCCGCAACAAGGTGATGAAGCAAAGGCAGCCGATCCGGTTGCCACAGAGCCAAGTGTTAATAACGCTCCTGCGGAAACAGATATTGCTGTTGCCGCCCCTGCCTCAAAGGTGGAGCCAGAAACAGCTTCTTCAGTCGCCCCATCGCCAGCAATAAAGCCGGAATCCAAATCAGTCGCCGTTTCTCCAAAGTTAGTAGAGCCGGAATTCACACCTGCCGTCGTTTCTTTGCAGGTAGAGCCGGAAGCAAAAGCAGAATCGAAACCAGCACCGCGCGTCATCGAACATAAGGTGCAGCAGGGGCAGACGATTTGGCAATTGTCGAAAAACTATCAGGTAGAACCTGCCGCGATCGCCACTTCCAACAACATCAAATCCAGCTCAGTTCTTCCAGCTGGACAAGTGGTGAAAATTCCTTCAGTGAACGGAATTGTTCACGAAGTTAAACCAGGCGATACCGTCGAAAAGCTATCTGAGTCTTATGGTGTTCCCCGCATCCAGGTACAGCAATCATCTGGAGCGGCAACATCAGATGGACTGCCGGTGGGTCAATCAGTCGCGATTCCCGGCAACGTAAATGAGCTATTAAAAGCAAGACAAGACGCTGCCATGAGCCGCTTAAAGGAGCAGCGGGGCCGCTTGCAGAATAGTCTGGCGGAGTTGCGGTCTGAGGAGTCTACACAAGTATCTACTGGGCGATTAAAAGTTACTGAACCAGCCCAAATTGATAACCCTGAAGCTGCTGAGGTAGAAATAGCTGCTCCTAGGGTACAAATTCCGGTTGTGGTGCAGACGCCAGAGGAAAATGCCCCCAATCAGGTAATTAACCAACTACCGTCGGCACAGCCACGAAATATCGCGGTGCAGATGCCAGGGGAAAATGCTCCGAATCAGGTAATTAATCAACTGCCGTCGGCACAGCCACGAAATATCGCGGTGCAGATGCCAGGGGAAAATGCCCCGAATCGGGTGATTAACCACCTCCCGTCCGCACAGCTACGGGAAGCGCTAAAAGCATCCTCGCAGCCGGTAGAGGTGAATGAAAGCGCACCAATCTCAGTACCGACCTTAGCGACCAACCAAGCGACCAATCAAGGGCTACCAATCCAGACAGTGGCCCCCACACCGATTGCTGTCGTTGAAACCAACGGGGCAACGGCAGATGTGTACCAGGTCAAGCCGGGAGATACGCTAGATGCGATCGCTCGCATCCACGGCGTTTCTAGATCGGAGCTGCTCCGGATAAATCAGTTGAATAACCCGAACATGATTCGCGTTAATCAACCACTGAAGATCCCGAAAAAACAGACTGTAACTGTAATCCCTGGTCTTAACGCTGCACTTAGACAATCCAAGTCTAATGTTGCTGTGCCAAATCTCTCCGTTCCTACTTTGCCAACTACTGTTCCCGTACCCGTCGCAGCAACACAGGTACGAGTGCAAAGGAATGCGAATGTCCCTACCGTCAAACCAGTGATGTTAGCGGATAATCCGTTACCCACTAGCACACCCGTTGCCGAGAGGACACAAACTCAGTCTGCTGGCTTGAAGCAAAACTCCGAGTACAGCACCCAGATTGAGAAACTACGGGAAGACATCATCAAACTCCGGCAGCAGTATCGTACCCAGCAAAACGGAGATACCGCTGACTCACAGAACGTTCCGGTTGCTAACATCTCGGTGCCAGTGACTCCTGCATTCGTGCCGGTTGCACCTGTCGTCAACAAACCGTTGCAACGTTCTGAATACTCGACTCCGATCAATCCAGAATTCAGCCCAAATCGTTATAACGAAGCCGTACAAGCAGAAATGCAAAAGCGGCAACGGCAACAACAGCGATCGCAGGCTGCAATTGAAATCAAGGTGCCCCCACCTGCTGCACCACGGGCTAGAACCCAGCAGTCACTGGTGGCGGCAGCGCCCTCCGCAGCGGACACTTATAACCCGACACTCCGCCCCCCCTTCGGGCAACAAGTTGCTCCAGATTTACCACCCCTCCCTGGTCCAAATCCCTACCTGCCGGATAGCCCAGGTCAATTTAATGGCTACATCTGGCCCTCAAAGGGCGTTTTGACCTCAGGTTATGGTCGGCGCTGGGGACGGATGCACAAGGGGATTGATATCGCGGCTCCGGTCGGCACGCCTGTAGTGGCGGCAGCTCCTGGTGTCGTGGTGTATGCACGCTGGAATTCTGGTGGTTATGGAAATCTGGTGGACATTAAACACGCTGATGGCACCCTAACTCGCTATGCCCACAACAACCGGCTTCTGGTTCGAGAAGGCGAAGCAGTTGAGCAAGGTCAGCAGATTTCTGAGATGGGCAGCACCGGACGCAGCACGGGGCCTCACCTTCACTTTGAGTTGCATTCGGCTGGAAAAGGAGCTATCAACCCGATAGCTTTGCTACCCCGACGCTAA
- a CDS encoding amylo-alpha-1,6-glucosidase, which translates to MKNLDTREWLLTNGLGSFASGTVCDARTRTYHGWLIAALEPPSQRTLLLSHLDASLDVGGRIFALGTNFWIDGKIDPLGYQLLRSFDIDPFPRWVWGEDNWQLSRQMVMPYGLVESGSEMVGSGKETEPSATPHFCNRILIQYRYEGSELATLRLRPVIGDRDFHHQQSAASGLSFSQLVGQKQICLQGMRPDWTGTPWQLRWSKGRYQPDTVWYWHYYYPEENRRGLGDKEDLFSPGYLTVPLQPGDSLTLEAKVGLCNSKQPHLSSLDFEQAVQVEQQRLKAVQSSVLRLHSNEPSTSDNGILQHLLRAGDQFIVYRASIAGPTVIAGYPWFNDWGRDTLIALPGLALATGRYELAKGLLETFGRYCRNGLIPNAFPDTGAEPFYNSIDAALWWVETLGLYLEATQDWDFLVQQYPVVRQIYKSFMAGTLYNVRIDATDGLVTWDAPGVALTWMDAVVDGQPVTPRRGKPIEINALWYSALCWASRWAELLVREGGANSQKRINQRERYIQQAQQVKRSLQKFWNPTRGYFYDTIAPDDVRDPTIRPNAVLALSLSHCGFPAEQGQSVLKVASDRLLTPYGLRSLDPADPNYVGTYAGNPQYRDRAYHQGTVWSWLIGPFIRARRRFYASEPVPFDWQPMIEHLQSSACLGSVSEIFDGDPPHAVQGAIAQAWSIAELIRHYSD; encoded by the coding sequence ATGAAGAATTTGGATACGCGCGAGTGGCTACTCACCAACGGGTTAGGAAGTTTTGCTAGTGGAACGGTTTGTGATGCTCGGACTCGGACTTATCACGGTTGGTTAATTGCCGCCCTCGAGCCGCCGAGTCAGCGAACTTTATTACTGTCTCACCTGGATGCCAGTTTGGATGTAGGAGGACGGATATTTGCACTGGGGACGAATTTCTGGATAGACGGAAAAATTGACCCTTTGGGCTACCAGCTACTGCGTTCTTTTGATATTGACCCGTTTCCCCGTTGGGTTTGGGGTGAGGATAACTGGCAGCTAAGCAGGCAGATGGTGATGCCCTATGGCCTAGTAGAAAGCGGGTCAGAGATGGTAGGGAGCGGGAAAGAAACTGAGCCATCAGCCACTCCCCACTTTTGTAACCGGATTTTGATCCAGTACCGCTATGAAGGCTCTGAGTTGGCTACGCTGAGGTTACGCCCGGTGATTGGCGATCGCGACTTTCACCACCAGCAATCCGCAGCCTCAGGATTGTCCTTCTCGCAATTAGTTGGTCAAAAGCAAATTTGCTTGCAGGGGATGCGTCCTGACTGGACTGGGACTCCCTGGCAATTGCGCTGGAGTAAGGGTCGCTATCAACCAGACACCGTTTGGTATTGGCATTATTACTATCCAGAAGAGAACCGGCGGGGATTGGGCGACAAGGAAGACCTCTTCAGCCCTGGATACCTGACAGTGCCCCTACAACCGGGAGACTCCCTCACTCTAGAAGCGAAAGTGGGATTGTGTAACTCCAAACAACCACACCTCAGTTCCCTAGACTTTGAGCAAGCAGTGCAGGTAGAGCAACAGCGACTGAAAGCGGTTCAGAGTTCCGTGTTGCGGCTTCATAGCAACGAACCATCAACCAGTGACAATGGTATTTTGCAGCACCTGTTGCGAGCAGGCGATCAATTTATTGTCTACCGCGCTTCTATTGCTGGCCCGACTGTGATTGCTGGCTACCCCTGGTTTAATGACTGGGGACGCGATACGCTAATTGCTCTACCAGGACTGGCTTTAGCGACTGGGCGCTATGAGTTGGCGAAGGGACTGCTGGAAACTTTTGGGCGCTATTGTCGGAATGGTTTGATTCCCAATGCGTTTCCAGATACTGGAGCTGAGCCATTTTACAACAGTATTGATGCCGCGCTGTGGTGGGTTGAAACTTTGGGTCTTTACCTGGAAGCAACGCAGGATTGGGATTTTCTGGTTCAGCAATATCCTGTGGTGCGGCAGATTTACAAAAGCTTTATGGCTGGTACCCTCTACAATGTCCGGATTGATGCCACCGATGGCCTAGTCACCTGGGATGCTCCAGGAGTGGCGCTTACCTGGATGGATGCGGTGGTTGATGGTCAGCCAGTAACGCCTCGTCGGGGTAAACCTATAGAAATTAATGCTCTCTGGTACTCTGCTTTATGTTGGGCGAGCCGGTGGGCAGAATTGTTAGTCAGGGAAGGGGGAGCAAATTCACAGAAGCGGATTAACCAGCGAGAACGCTATATTCAGCAGGCGCAACAGGTGAAGAGATCGCTGCAAAAGTTCTGGAATCCGACTCGGGGATATTTCTACGATACGATCGCACCGGATGACGTGCGAGACCCCACAATTCGTCCGAATGCAGTTTTGGCTCTCTCACTTTCTCATTGCGGGTTTCCTGCCGAGCAAGGGCAGTCTGTCCTCAAGGTAGCAAGCGATCGCTTACTAACACCCTACGGTCTCCGCAGTCTCGATCCCGCCGATCCCAACTATGTGGGGACGTATGCTGGGAATCCTCAATATCGCGATCGCGCCTACCACCAAGGCACGGTTTGGAGCTGGCTGATTGGCCCCTTTATTCGAGCTAGGAGGCGCTTCTACGCTTCAGAACCCGTCCCTTTTGATTGGCAGCCGATGATTGAACACTTGCAGTCCTCAGCCTGCCTAGGTTCGGTCTCGGAAATTTTTGATGGCGATCCGCCTCATGCCGTTCAAGGAGCGATCGCTCAAGCTTGGTCTATTGCCGAACTCATCCGACACTATTCCGATTAA
- a CDS encoding peroxiredoxin, whose amino-acid sequence MTHHTEGCLRVGQTAPDFTATAVVDQEFKTVKLSDYRDKYVVLFFYPLDFTFVCPTEITAFSDAYSKFQDLNTEILGVSVDSEFSHLAWIQTDRKSGGVGDLNYPLVSDIKKEISAAFNVLDPEAGIALRGLFIIDKEGVIQHATINNLAFGRNVDETLRTLQAIQYVQTNPDEVCPAGWQPGDKTMVPDPVKSKVFFSAV is encoded by the coding sequence ATGACCCACCACACAGAAGGCTGTCTTCGGGTTGGACAAACCGCCCCAGACTTTACCGCAACCGCTGTGGTCGATCAGGAATTCAAGACGGTCAAACTGTCTGACTATCGTGACAAGTATGTAGTCTTGTTCTTCTATCCCCTTGACTTTACATTCGTTTGTCCAACAGAGATTACAGCTTTTAGTGACGCTTATTCAAAATTTCAGGATCTCAACACTGAAATCCTTGGGGTCTCTGTTGACAGTGAATTTTCCCACTTGGCATGGATTCAAACAGACCGCAAATCCGGCGGCGTCGGCGACCTAAACTATCCCCTCGTTTCTGATATTAAGAAAGAGATTAGTGCTGCTTTCAATGTCCTCGATCCAGAGGCAGGCATTGCACTCCGGGGGCTGTTCATCATCGATAAAGAAGGCGTGATTCAGCACGCTACGATTAACAACCTCGCTTTTGGTCGCAACGTCGATGAGACTCTGCGGACGCTGCAAGCAATCCAGTACGTCCAGACTAACCCCGATGAAGTTTGCCCCGCTGGTTGGCAACCGGGTGACAAGACAATGGTTCCCGACCCCGTCAAGTCAAAGGTCTTCTTTTCTGCCGTCTAA
- a CDS encoding peroxiredoxin, whose product MLTSTDFSGLLNQRFFENFLPIPATSRLNLGETTPAFELPDITNGGKVKLSDYRGKQPVILAFTRIFTEKQYCPFCFPHIKALNENYERFTSLGVEVLMITSTDQPQSKTVVKDLGLKIPLLSDPSCRTFRAYCTGQALGAPLPAQFVLDKQGILRYKHLFSFLDHNAEVEKLLETLSGL is encoded by the coding sequence ATGCTGACATCTACTGACTTTAGCGGACTGTTAAATCAACGCTTCTTTGAAAATTTCTTGCCGATACCGGCAACCAGCCGTTTAAACCTGGGAGAAACGACTCCAGCATTTGAACTGCCGGATATTACTAACGGAGGGAAAGTTAAGTTATCGGATTACAGGGGAAAGCAACCTGTAATCCTTGCCTTCACCCGCATCTTCACCGAAAAGCAGTATTGTCCGTTCTGCTTTCCTCACATCAAAGCGCTGAATGAAAACTACGAGCGCTTTACCAGCTTGGGCGTCGAGGTGTTGATGATTACCAGTACCGACCAACCGCAGAGTAAAACGGTTGTCAAAGACCTGGGTTTAAAGATTCCCTTGCTCAGCGACCCCAGTTGTCGGACGTTTCGAGCTTACTGTACGGGTCAAGCTTTGGGTGCGCCTCTGCCAGCCCAATTCGTACTGGATAAACAGGGAATTCTGCGCTATAAACATTTGTTCTCCTTCCTCGACCATAATGCTGAAGTGGAGAAGCTGCTAGAGACGCTCAGCGGATTGTAG
- a CDS encoding efflux RND transporter periplasmic adaptor subunit, with the protein MSPDISAAPASRQQPSQKLTRQRQNQKIPLFILIFAVLGIPGLTSCGILPKAEAEAQSPRGQQGGQGKPTPVDVAIARSESLQEDVKFIGTTRPLREVSVQPQVEGRLLSLKADVGDRVAQGQIVAQLDDTTLLTSVNQAQAELATLQAEVARARTQVANARTQVEQAKVALQQTQRDAARLAGLARQGAIAQQQAELAQTEAQTAQQALLSAQAQVTTEQQAVVAAQGRVKAQQSVLAQNRERQSYSVLTSPISGVVVSKGLEPGDLANPGSEILKIGDFSRVTVVVPVSELELSNIRAGQSVRVQLDAFKNREFLGQVARISPAANVAARQVPVEVTIANPNGEIGSGLLARVSFASNTSPRVVVPQTALQEAGGRGRQAQGGQAQGGQARSEGESASNSKENAKPSKATVFVVTREGQQPKVQARSVTVGDRVNGKVEILSGLKPGERFVSRAGKPLKDGELVSLSVLSETPKP; encoded by the coding sequence ATGTCTCCTGATATATCTGCTGCTCCAGCCTCTCGGCAGCAACCGAGTCAAAAATTAACAAGGCAACGGCAAAATCAAAAAATTCCCCTATTTATATTGATATTTGCTGTTTTAGGGATACCTGGATTGACCAGTTGTGGCATTCTGCCGAAAGCAGAAGCGGAGGCTCAATCTCCCAGAGGGCAACAAGGGGGGCAAGGAAAACCTACGCCAGTGGATGTGGCGATCGCTCGCAGCGAATCGCTCCAAGAAGATGTAAAATTCATCGGCACCACTCGCCCACTCAGAGAAGTCTCGGTGCAACCCCAAGTGGAAGGACGGCTGCTATCTCTTAAAGCAGATGTGGGAGATCGGGTCGCGCAGGGTCAAATTGTTGCCCAGTTAGATGACACCACCTTATTGACTAGCGTGAATCAGGCGCAAGCAGAACTCGCAACGCTTCAAGCGGAAGTTGCCCGCGCCCGAACTCAGGTAGCTAATGCACGGACACAGGTGGAACAGGCAAAAGTTGCATTGCAGCAAACACAGCGGGATGCGGCTCGACTGGCAGGCTTGGCGAGACAGGGTGCGATCGCTCAGCAACAAGCAGAATTAGCTCAAACCGAAGCTCAAACGGCTCAACAAGCTTTGCTCTCTGCTCAGGCACAGGTGACGACAGAACAGCAAGCAGTTGTAGCGGCTCAAGGCAGAGTCAAGGCGCAACAATCTGTACTGGCTCAAAATCGCGAACGGCAATCCTATTCAGTATTAACTTCCCCCATTAGCGGGGTTGTCGTTTCTAAAGGGTTAGAACCGGGCGATTTAGCAAACCCAGGGAGTGAAATCTTGAAAATTGGAGATTTCAGCCGCGTCACAGTGGTGGTGCCAGTTTCAGAATTGGAATTGTCAAATATCCGGGCTGGACAATCGGTGCGGGTGCAATTAGACGCCTTCAAGAACAGGGAGTTTCTTGGACAAGTGGCTCGCATTTCTCCGGCTGCGAATGTAGCGGCTCGTCAAGTGCCGGTAGAAGTCACGATTGCCAACCCTAATGGTGAGATCGGCAGTGGGCTGTTGGCACGGGTCAGCTTTGCCTCAAATACGTCCCCACGGGTCGTGGTGCCGCAGACGGCGCTGCAAGAAGCAGGAGGGAGAGGGAGACAGGCACAGGGGGGGCAGGCACAAGGGGGACAGGCAAGAAGCGAGGGAGAGAGCGCTTCCAACTCCAAAGAAAATGCAAAACCTAGCAAGGCGACGGTGTTTGTTGTGACTCGTGAAGGGCAACAACCAAAAGTGCAAGCTCGATCGGTGACAGTAGGCGATCGCGTAAATGGAAAAGTAGAAATTCTGTCGGGATTAAAGCCGGGAGAGCGATTTGTCAGCCGCGCTGGTAAGCCGCTCAAGGATGGCGAACTTGTAAGCTTAAGTGTTTTATCAGAAACTCCAAAGCCTTAG
- a CDS encoding efflux RND transporter permease subunit yields the protein MSGFSLSAIAIRRHIGTLMLTIATLVLGVFFLSRLQVDLLPSITYPRIGVRVDAPGISPEVAVDEVTKPLEEALSATQGVVQVYSQTREGQVSLDLYFEPGGNIDQALNDATAAFNRGRSRLPSTIEDARLFKVDPSQLPVYEVALQSASLGDAELRVLADEELSRELGVVNGVAAVDVAGGVEEQVRVQIDLNRLQALGVSLVDVLNALGDRNQDVSGGRLQGADSEPLTRTVGRFQNAQEISNLSFEVGSPTASAVGGQSPALLPQSRVYLRDFAEVIDGTEDQRVFVYLNGQPAVKLSIQKQPDANTIEVVDGVKKRIEELRQAGVIPEDMKLLATLDESKFISNSISNVTSSGLLGAGLAAVAVMLFLGSARQTLIIIIAIPLATIAAIILMQLFGLSINIFSLGGLALGVGIVVDNSIVMMETIAEGAGMTPGQDSKARMNSQQVIDQAERSGREVESALIASTTTNLVSVLPFLLIGGFFSLLFNELILTISFSVAASLLVALTVVPALSSRLLAIQWSSGVGQFWPLREFNRRFEAATGSYTRFLTGVVRYRLLVIAAIILLFGGSSLWMVGQIPQEILPRINTGQANLFAQFPPGTSVETNQKVMKLVDEILVKQPESDYVFSTAGGSLFGSNTNANPLRASSSITLKSGTDVEKFVEKVNQEFNKLNLAGIRLRLNPGQVRGIILSNSPVRGADVDIILQGNDEQRLQQAGRQALQALDEQVKSATFRPDADSRQPEVQIRPDWERAEELGLTTQDIGQTIQTAIEGSVPTQLQRGDRLVDVRVQFNEQSVQRASQLAQIPLFVNSNSLVRLGDVATISEGQAPGEVQRINQRQVFIIAGSLSEGANLSDALTEVDEVLGNLRLPEGVSVIPSSTAETNQQLQNSLTILGGLAAFLVFVVMAVQYNSLIDPLVIMLTVPLALAGGILGLYITQTPIGATVLVGAVLLVGIVVNNAIIMVELANQIHEQEGIDRQAAILKAAPMRLRAIMMTTITTVLGLFPLALGIGEGSEFLQPLGVVVFSGLSLATLLTLFIIPCFYVLLHQFPVSKQVLKWQRSLSRKFARKTFSSDRKF from the coding sequence ATGTCTGGATTTAGCCTAAGCGCGATCGCTATCCGCCGTCACATCGGCACACTCATGCTCACCATCGCTACGTTGGTGCTTGGAGTCTTCTTTCTCTCCCGACTCCAAGTTGATTTGTTGCCGTCTATCACCTATCCCCGGATTGGCGTGCGGGTAGACGCCCCTGGAATCTCCCCAGAAGTGGCAGTTGATGAAGTCACCAAACCGCTAGAAGAAGCATTAAGCGCCACACAAGGAGTGGTACAAGTTTACTCCCAAACCCGCGAAGGGCAGGTAAGTTTAGACTTGTATTTTGAACCGGGAGGGAACATTGACCAGGCACTAAACGATGCCACGGCTGCCTTTAACCGGGGTCGCAGTAGACTCCCCAGTACCATCGAAGATGCCCGCTTATTTAAAGTTGACCCCTCCCAGCTGCCCGTTTACGAAGTGGCGCTACAATCTGCTTCGCTGGGGGATGCGGAGTTGCGAGTCCTTGCCGATGAAGAATTATCCCGCGAACTCGGTGTCGTCAATGGTGTCGCTGCTGTCGATGTTGCAGGTGGGGTGGAAGAACAAGTCCGGGTGCAAATTGACCTGAATCGCTTACAGGCGCTAGGGGTGAGTTTGGTAGACGTGTTAAATGCTTTAGGCGATCGCAACCAGGATGTCTCTGGCGGTCGCTTGCAAGGCGCTGACTCCGAACCGCTTACCCGTACTGTTGGACGCTTTCAGAATGCCCAAGAAATTAGCAATCTCTCCTTTGAAGTTGGTTCCCCAACCGCCAGCGCAGTAGGAGGACAAAGCCCCGCGCTTTTACCACAATCTCGCGTTTATCTAAGAGATTTTGCCGAAGTCATTGATGGGACAGAAGACCAGCGGGTATTTGTCTATCTGAATGGGCAACCAGCGGTAAAACTCAGCATCCAAAAGCAGCCAGATGCCAATACTATCGAGGTTGTGGATGGAGTTAAAAAACGGATCGAAGAACTGCGGCAAGCTGGGGTAATTCCCGAAGACATGAAACTGCTGGCAACGCTGGATGAGTCGAAATTTATCAGCAACTCGATCTCCAACGTGACCAGTTCCGGATTGCTCGGTGCAGGGTTGGCAGCGGTGGCGGTGATGCTATTTCTCGGTAGCGCCCGTCAAACTTTAATTATTATCATCGCCATTCCCCTCGCGACCATTGCGGCGATTATCTTAATGCAGCTATTTGGACTCTCCATCAACATTTTCAGCTTAGGTGGTTTGGCTCTGGGTGTGGGGATTGTCGTAGACAACTCTATCGTAATGATGGAGACAATTGCCGAAGGTGCTGGCATGACTCCGGGTCAGGATAGCAAAGCCCGGATGAATAGCCAGCAAGTAATCGATCAAGCAGAACGTAGCGGTCGCGAGGTGGAATCGGCGCTAATTGCCTCTACCACTACTAACTTGGTGTCTGTGCTGCCGTTTTTGCTGATTGGTGGCTTTTTCTCCCTGCTATTTAATGAATTAATTCTTACCATTAGTTTTTCTGTAGCTGCCTCTCTATTGGTGGCGCTGACAGTGGTGCCAGCACTCAGTTCTCGGTTGTTGGCAATCCAGTGGTCGAGTGGAGTGGGTCAGTTTTGGCCTTTGCGGGAATTTAACCGCCGATTTGAGGCAGCGACTGGCAGCTATACTCGCTTTCTGACTGGAGTCGTGCGTTATCGGTTATTAGTAATCGCCGCTATTATTCTGCTTTTCGGCGGCAGTAGTTTGTGGATGGTCGGTCAAATTCCCCAAGAAATTTTGCCTCGGATTAATACGGGGCAAGCCAATTTGTTTGCCCAGTTTCCTCCCGGAACTAGCGTGGAAACTAACCAAAAAGTGATGAAACTGGTGGACGAAATTTTGGTTAAACAGCCAGAAAGCGACTATGTATTTAGTACAGCCGGAGGTTCTCTGTTCGGCAGCAACACCAATGCCAATCCCCTACGAGCTTCCAGCTCAATTACTCTCAAATCAGGTACCGATGTCGAGAAGTTTGTCGAAAAAGTCAATCAGGAGTTTAACAAGCTTAATTTGGCGGGGATTCGTCTGCGACTGAATCCCGGTCAGGTACGGGGGATTATCCTCAGTAACTCGCCAGTGCGGGGGGCGGATGTGGATATCATCCTCCAGGGAAACGATGAGCAGCGGTTGCAACAAGCGGGGCGGCAAGCGCTGCAAGCCTTGGATGAGCAGGTAAAAAGTGCAACTTTCCGACCTGATGCTGACTCTCGACAACCAGAAGTGCAGATTCGACCAGATTGGGAGCGTGCAGAAGAGTTGGGTTTGACGACGCAAGACATTGGGCAAACGATTCAGACAGCAATCGAGGGGTCAGTCCCAACTCAGTTGCAAAGAGGCGATCGCTTAGTTGATGTCCGCGTCCAATTCAATGAGCAATCCGTGCAACGCGCTTCGCAACTTGCACAAATACCCTTATTTGTCAATAGCAACAGCTTAGTTCGGTTGGGTGATGTCGCTACAATTTCCGAAGGTCAAGCCCCCGGTGAAGTTCAGCGGATTAACCAACGACAGGTTTTTATCATTGCGGGTAGTCTGAGTGAAGGAGCTAACCTCAGCGACGCCCTGACAGAGGTAGATGAGGTACTAGGGAATTTGCGATTACCCGAAGGCGTGAGCGTGATTCCCAGTTCGACAGCGGAAACGAATCAGCAGTTGCAAAACTCCTTGACAATTTTAGGAGGTTTAGCTGCTTTCTTGGTTTTCGTGGTTATGGCGGTGCAATACAACTCCTTGATTGACCCCTTGGTCATTATGCTCACGGTGCCGCTGGCTTTAGCGGGGGGCATTCTGGGGCTTTATATCACCCAAACCCCTATCGGTGCTACGGTGCTAGTCGGTGCGGTGCTGCTGGTGGGGATTGTGGTGAACAACGCCATCATCATGGTGGAGTTGGCTAACCAGATTCACGAACAGGAAGGCATCGACCGACAAGCGGCGATTTTAAAAGCGGCTCCCATGCGCCTGAGAGCGATTATGATGACCACCATCACCACGGTTCTCGGCTTGTTTCCGTTGGCGCTAGGAATCGGGGAAGGCTCAGAATTTCTGCAACCGCTAGGCGTTGTGGTGTTTTCCGGTCTATCTCTGGCAACGCTGCTAACCTTGTTTATTATTCCCTGCTTCTATGTGCTGCTGCACCAGTTCCCAGTCAGCAAGCAGGTACTAAAATGGCAGCGCTCGCTCTCTAGAAAATTTGCCCGGAAAACTTTTTCTAGCGATCGCAAGTTCTAG